A single region of the Nitrososphaerota archaeon genome encodes:
- the glmS gene encoding glutamine--fructose-6-phosphate transaminase (isomerizing) yields the protein MCGITGYVGEEEAAPLLYNGLKRMEYRGYDSAGIATISGNQLVVKKDAGKVAEINNYLDFLSMKGKIGIAHTRWATHGGVTKENAHPHVSCKIDVAVIHNGIIENHQQLKEALKAAGHIFNSETDTEVIAHLLEKHAEEHKDSKRIVLETVKDLKGSFAFLAIFASDPETLIGARKDAPLAIGITKRGNFIASDILAFIDYTDKVIFLDNREIAVVKKDKMQIYNFAGRPVEKKITQVAWEAKDTSKAEFAHYTTKEIHEQPQTLKAALYQDQDKIQRFVEAIKHSEHVNITACGTSYHAGLVLRNLLARLAKIRSGITLSSEFAHDAELIGPDSLLIGLSQSGETADLLSAVADAKKKGAEVFSILNVVGSSLDRESTLSLSINCGPEIGVAATKSFTGQLAIAYLIAFSVVDDKRRLSELRNVWKAVEEVLKQEDKVVDVADKYKDCNDFYFVGRGLHLPIALEGALKLKELAYNHAEGMAGGELKHGTLALIEEGTPVVVLNPEDETYDEMLSNASEMKARGARIIGVSNKPNQIYDEFIQIPKVDKLLYPLIEVIPLQMLAYHAAVLRQKDPDYPRNLAKSVTVK from the coding sequence ATGTGCGGAATCACCGGTTATGTAGGAGAAGAAGAAGCAGCACCGTTGCTTTACAACGGTCTAAAACGAATGGAGTACCGGGGATATGACTCAGCAGGAATAGCCACCATCTCTGGAAACCAGCTAGTCGTGAAGAAGGACGCTGGAAAGGTAGCTGAGATCAACAACTACCTTGATTTTCTAAGTATGAAGGGAAAGATAGGCATTGCCCACACCCGATGGGCCACTCACGGAGGCGTGACGAAGGAGAACGCTCACCCGCATGTCTCATGTAAAATTGATGTCGCGGTTATCCATAACGGGATCATTGAGAACCATCAGCAGCTGAAAGAAGCGTTGAAGGCTGCTGGACACATCTTCAACAGCGAAACCGATACAGAGGTTATCGCACATCTTCTCGAAAAACACGCTGAGGAGCATAAAGACTCGAAACGCATCGTTCTCGAAACTGTTAAGGATCTGAAAGGCTCATTCGCATTCCTCGCAATCTTCGCGTCAGACCCTGAAACCTTGATCGGGGCCAGAAAAGACGCGCCGCTCGCAATAGGCATCACCAAGAGAGGAAACTTCATCGCCAGCGACATACTCGCATTCATCGACTACACAGACAAAGTAATCTTCCTTGACAACCGCGAAATCGCAGTCGTAAAGAAGGATAAGATGCAGATATACAACTTCGCAGGCCGCCCCGTTGAAAAGAAAATCACCCAAGTAGCCTGGGAAGCCAAAGACACATCTAAAGCCGAGTTCGCTCACTACACCACGAAGGAGATTCATGAGCAACCTCAAACATTGAAAGCTGCACTATACCAAGACCAAGACAAAATCCAGAGATTCGTCGAAGCGATAAAACACTCGGAGCATGTCAACATCACAGCCTGCGGAACAAGCTACCACGCAGGCCTCGTCCTCAGAAACCTTCTCGCCAGACTGGCTAAAATCAGATCAGGCATCACACTGTCAAGCGAGTTTGCACACGACGCCGAGCTAATAGGACCTGATAGCCTGTTAATTGGGCTTTCGCAGAGCGGTGAGACAGCGGATCTTCTGTCAGCGGTCGCTGATGCTAAGAAGAAGGGTGCAGAGGTATTCTCGATACTTAACGTGGTAGGCTCCTCACTGGACAGGGAGAGCACGCTGAGCCTCTCCATTAACTGTGGACCAGAGATAGGGGTCGCCGCTACGAAGAGCTTCACAGGTCAACTCGCGATAGCGTATCTGATCGCCTTCTCAGTCGTGGATGATAAGAGAAGGCTGAGCGAGCTCCGCAACGTCTGGAAGGCGGTTGAAGAGGTGTTGAAGCAGGAGGATAAAGTTGTTGATGTGGCTGACAAGTACAAGGACTGCAACGACTTTTACTTCGTCGGCAGAGGACTCCACCTGCCTATTGCGTTGGAGGGTGCTTTGAAGCTGAAGGAGCTGGCGTACAACCACGCTGAAGGAATGGCTGGGGGGGAGTTGAAGCACGGGACGCTCGCATTGATCGAGGAGGGGACTCCCGTGGTCGTTCTGAACCCTGAGGATGAAACTTACGATGAGATGCTAAGCAACGCCTCTGAAATGAAGGCAAGAGGCGCACGAATAATCGGTGTTTCAAACAAGCCTAACCAGATTTACGATGAGTTCATACAGATCCCCAAGGTTGACAAACTCCTCTATCCGCTCATTGAAGTGATACCGCTCCAGATGCTGGCCTACCACGCCGCAGTCCTAAGACAAAAGGATCCGGACTACCCGAGGAACCTAGCTAAATCAGTCACCGTCAAATAA
- a CDS encoding ArsR family transcriptional regulator has translation MACRRMKSYIVKENNKDAVSKDILLFDRPEPLNPLLHPLGWKIMLSLAKEPKYPAQIARELNLYRQKVYYHAQRLENAGFIKATKVLDVKGGLAKYYTTSHPAFGVELPFGEETIAKSRPQMDPKLKQFCSPAVKNGVFDGLIVVGSPEPHGPHKTIARDGHYAVPLALFLGQYCQAPKDFIVKLDVDVKTEKAEANNMILIGGPGTNLISTAVNDCLPIRFNEQNYWAGLSDSQGRVFTYDRDGVVAKIPNPADHSKRIIVLAGNRHIGTKAAVIAFTQFWNVILRDYKGEDTWAVAVRGFDMDGDGKIDSAEVVS, from the coding sequence ATGGCATGCCGAAGAATGAAGAGCTACATAGTGAAGGAAAACAACAAAGATGCAGTGTCCAAAGACATACTACTCTTTGACAGGCCTGAACCACTCAACCCCCTGCTCCACCCGCTCGGCTGGAAAATAATGCTCTCCCTAGCAAAAGAGCCGAAGTACCCTGCGCAAATAGCTAGAGAACTCAACCTATACAGACAGAAAGTCTACTACCACGCACAGCGCCTAGAAAACGCAGGCTTCATCAAAGCGACAAAGGTCCTCGACGTGAAAGGCGGCCTTGCGAAATACTACACCACCTCTCACCCCGCCTTCGGCGTCGAACTACCCTTCGGCGAAGAGACGATAGCAAAGAGCCGTCCGCAGATGGACCCGAAGCTGAAGCAGTTCTGCAGCCCAGCAGTAAAAAACGGGGTCTTTGACGGATTAATTGTCGTAGGTTCACCGGAGCCTCACGGCCCGCATAAAACAATCGCCCGAGATGGTCACTACGCGGTTCCGCTTGCGCTGTTCCTAGGCCAGTACTGCCAAGCTCCGAAAGACTTCATAGTCAAGCTCGACGTCGATGTGAAGACTGAGAAGGCTGAGGCGAATAACATGATACTGATAGGCGGGCCTGGAACAAACCTGATCAGCACCGCAGTTAATGACTGCCTCCCAATCCGGTTTAACGAGCAGAACTACTGGGCTGGTCTCTCAGACAGCCAAGGCAGAGTCTTCACATATGACCGAGACGGCGTAGTCGCTAAGATACCGAACCCCGCGGACCACTCGAAACGCATCATAGTGCTAGCTGGAAACCGACACATCGGCACAAAGGCCGCCGTTATCGCCTTCACGCAATTCTGGAACGTAATCCTCAGAGATTACAAGGGTGAAGACACATGGGCTGTAGCGGTACGAGGCTTCGACATGGATGGCGATGGAAAAATCGACTCAGCCGAAGTAGTCTCTTAG
- a CDS encoding 30S ribosomal protein S11, which yields MSEADVSKDKWGVVHIYSSYNNTIVHMTDLTGAETISMSSGGRHVKADRFESSPYAAMKSASAVADGAKSKGISALHIKVRAVGGTGPRTPGPGAQAAIRAIARAGFKIGRIEDVTPIPHDTTRKPGGRRGRRA from the coding sequence ATGTCAGAAGCAGATGTTTCAAAGGATAAGTGGGGCGTAGTTCACATCTACAGTAGCTACAACAACACAATCGTCCACATGACCGATCTCACCGGCGCCGAAACCATTTCAATGAGTTCAGGCGGCAGACATGTAAAAGCTGACCGCTTCGAATCCTCACCATACGCAGCGATGAAATCAGCATCAGCAGTAGCTGACGGCGCAAAATCAAAGGGAATCTCAGCACTACACATCAAGGTCAGAGCAGTAGGCGGAACCGGACCGAGAACACCCGGACCCGGAGCCCAAGCAGCAATCCGCGCAATCGCTAGAGCAGGCTTCAAAATAGGCAGAATCGAAGATGTCACCCCGATACCTCACGATACAACACGGAAGCCCGGTGGCCGCAGAGGCCGCAGAGCGTAG
- a CDS encoding 30S ribosomal protein S4, producing the protein MGDPKKSRKKFSTPRNQWQADQLSRELHLMGTYGLRNKRELWRTETELSRIRKQARELLAQPVEERLGAETKLLKSLSRKGIISEAATLDDILGLTVENLLDRRLQSMVKNKGLAPTIHKARQIVTHGHIKVKDRVITIPGYLVMGEEEPTVRVREGSTIMAAVKPEAPAQ; encoded by the coding sequence ATGGGAGATCCTAAGAAGTCACGTAAGAAGTTCAGCACTCCACGGAATCAGTGGCAGGCTGATCAGCTTTCACGCGAACTCCACCTGATGGGAACATACGGTCTTAGAAACAAGAGGGAGCTTTGGAGAACTGAGACCGAGCTCTCAAGAATTCGAAAGCAGGCTCGTGAACTTCTAGCGCAGCCCGTTGAAGAGCGACTGGGCGCTGAGACCAAACTATTGAAGTCGCTGAGCCGCAAAGGCATCATCAGCGAAGCAGCCACCCTTGACGATATTCTGGGACTCACAGTTGAGAACCTTCTTGATAGACGTCTACAATCGATGGTGAAGAACAAGGGTTTAGCGCCTACAATCCACAAGGCAAGACAAATAGTCACTCACGGCCACATCAAGGTAAAAGACAGAGTAATCACCATCCCCGGTTACCTAGTTATGGGTGAAGAGGAACCTACAGTGCGTGTCAGAGAAGGAAGCACAATCATGGCGGCGGTGAAGCCGGAGGCACCTGCCCAGTAA
- a CDS encoding 30S ribosomal protein S13: MSEFRHLIRIAGKDIDGKKKVVVALADLKGVGVNLSSMMLHSLNIDGRLRLGALNEDQISKIEASLKNLDKLGIPSWALNRRKDIDTGSDIHFVGADLQMSLRRDSDREKGVMSWRGVRYSLGLKVRGQRTRCTGRKGRSVGVKKTALKPAGAAPAAAGPAAEAAPASAPAPAK, encoded by the coding sequence ATGTCAGAGTTTAGACACCTAATCCGAATTGCGGGTAAAGACATCGACGGTAAAAAGAAGGTAGTTGTAGCGTTAGCCGATTTGAAGGGAGTAGGAGTGAATCTTTCAAGTATGATGCTTCACTCACTCAACATTGACGGTAGATTAAGGCTTGGTGCACTTAACGAAGACCAAATATCAAAGATCGAGGCCAGTTTGAAGAACCTCGACAAGCTCGGTATTCCGAGCTGGGCGTTAAACAGGAGAAAGGATATTGACACCGGCTCAGACATACATTTCGTCGGTGCAGACCTTCAGATGTCTCTTAGACGAGACAGCGACAGAGAGAAGGGCGTCATGAGTTGGCGCGGGGTCAGATACTCACTCGGCCTAAAGGTGAGAGGCCAGAGAACCAGATGCACCGGAAGAAAGGGTAGAAGCGTTGGTGTCAAGAAGACAGCGCTGAAGCCCGCGGGAGCAGCACCAGCTGCGGCGGGTCCAGCGGCAGAAGCTGCACCAGCATCAGCACCGGCACCTGCTAAGTAG
- a CDS encoding nucleotidyltransferase domain-containing protein: protein MFTLMNLVVTPHLKVVTQMCEDPMKEYYQRELARASKVSVGLTNQLLRELAQLQFVTQEKRGKMNFYRLNLKNPVVRQFKVLLNVDSLYGLVKTISKDSRKVILFGSASQGTDVKESDIDLFVLASDKRQVRKEMSQFNRSSERKIVPIIVDANESVKLKRDDSALYENIERGVVLWEAE, encoded by the coding sequence ATGTTCACCCTGATGAATCTTGTTGTGACGCCCCACCTGAAGGTAGTCACCCAGATGTGCGAAGACCCGATGAAAGAGTATTACCAGAGGGAGCTTGCAAGAGCAAGCAAGGTAAGCGTAGGGCTGACCAACCAGCTTCTGAGAGAACTAGCCCAGTTGCAGTTTGTGACGCAGGAGAAGCGGGGCAAGATGAACTTCTACCGGCTTAACCTGAAGAATCCGGTCGTGAGGCAGTTCAAGGTGCTCCTCAACGTAGACAGTCTCTACGGACTGGTCAAGACCATCTCCAAAGATTCGCGAAAGGTAATCCTGTTCGGAAGCGCTTCCCAGGGCACGGATGTCAAAGAGAGCGACATCGATCTTTTTGTTCTCGCATCGGATAAGAGGCAGGTCAGAAAGGAGATGAGCCAGTTCAACAGAAGCAGCGAGCGGAAGATTGTGCCGATAATAGTGGACGCCAACGAATCCGTGAAGCTCAAGCGGGACGATTCTGCTCTGTATGAGAACATCGAAAGGGGGGTAGTGCTATGGGAAGCGGAATAA
- a CDS encoding HEPN domain-containing protein: MGSGISSELQQLLAERKIFRARIDRKMVVKEVEAAETDLVDAQESLELKKFKWATIQAYYSMFHSTRALLYSRGYREKSHYALLVAIRDLFKNELGGRLISSFEEGMTLRQEADYGLNFSEEGAAETAEGAEDLLKKAKEILKIS; the protein is encoded by the coding sequence ATGGGAAGCGGAATAAGCTCGGAGCTCCAGCAGCTGCTTGCAGAGAGAAAGATATTCAGGGCAAGAATCGACCGAAAGATGGTCGTGAAAGAGGTTGAAGCTGCTGAAACCGATCTCGTGGACGCCCAAGAATCACTGGAACTGAAGAAATTCAAATGGGCAACGATACAAGCCTACTACTCCATGTTCCACAGCACCCGAGCCCTCCTGTACAGCCGCGGCTACAGGGAAAAAAGCCACTACGCACTTCTCGTCGCCATCCGGGATCTCTTCAAGAACGAGTTGGGAGGCCGTCTCATCAGCAGTTTCGAGGAAGGGATGACCCTGAGACAGGAAGCGGACTACGGACTCAACTTCTCAGAGGAAGGGGCAGCTGAAACAGCAGAGGGTGCAGAAGACCTTCTGAAGAAAGCAAAGGAAATCCTAAAAATCAGTTAG